One Verrucomicrobiia bacterium DNA window includes the following coding sequences:
- a CDS encoding RHS repeat-associated core domain-containing protein yields TASYLHTDALGSPVLRTNSSRVGTADTAYDPWGDTWTGNEPSTFGYTGHVNDTATGLVQMQERYYDPLLGRFVSRDPVLTSMVDGSNFNKFWYANNNPYRYTDPDGRFSVAEVGLITTAVVIVAYGACPSCRQSITNGVQAVHDAISNATADSRPSTLSPGPNAGDSIPARGPGRDFTPEERGKINGIGNDTGCHTCGATDPGTKTGNWIPDHQPPNGVNEDGGPQRLYPHCKGCSSTQGGDVNGSKTRGKTKEIPEPPKPKQEEKS; encoded by the coding sequence CACGGCCAGCTACCTCCACACCGACGCACTGGGCAGCCCGGTGCTGCGCACCAACAGCAGCCGCGTGGGCACCGCAGACACCGCCTACGACCCCTGGGGCGACACCTGGACCGGCAACGAACCCAGCACCTTCGGGTACACCGGGCATGTCAACGACACGGCGACCGGGCTGGTGCAGATGCAGGAGCGGTACTACGATCCGCTGCTGGGGCGATTTGTGTCGAGGGATCCTGTGCTGACCAGCATGGTGGATGGAAGTAATTTCAATAAGTTCTGGTATGCCAATAACAATCCGTATCGATATACGGATCCGGATGGGAGGTTCTCGGTAGCAGAAGTCGGGCTGATCACAACAGCGGTAGTGATCGTTGCGTATGGTGCTTGCCCGTCTTGCCGGCAATCAATAACGAACGGAGTTCAGGCTGTCCATGATGCAATTTCCAATGCGACAGCTGATAGTCGACCATCTACATTATCGCCAGGACCAAATGCTGGCGACTCAATACCTGCTCGTGGGCCGGGTCGAGACTTTACTCCGGAAGAGAGAGGTAAAATCAATGGTATTGGCAATGATACAGGGTGTCACACTTGCGGAGCTACAGATCCCGGTACCAAAACGGGTAATTGGATCCCTGATCATCAGCCTCCCAACGGAGTGAATGAAGACGGTGGGCCTCAGCGACTATATCCGCATTGTAAAGGTTGCAGTAGTACTCAAGGGGGGGATGTGAATGGAAGTAAGACGCGTGGTAAGACGAAAGAAATACCGGAACCACCTAAGCCTAAACAGGAAGAAAAGTCGTGA